The Pyxidicoccus sp. MSG2 DNA segment CGCCGCGTAGAAGCCCTGCGCCTGGTAGTAGCGCTGGATGCGGCGCAGGTCCGCCTGCCAGGCATTGGCGTCGAAGTAGCGCGGCCCGCCGAAGGGCCAGAAGCCCCACCAGGGTGTCTCCGTGGTGAGGATGCGTTCCTTGATGTCGCCCTCGGCGACCGCCTTCGTGCCCTCGATGTTCAGGTCATTGACCTTGGGGCCGGAAGGGCGCTCCTGCGTGGTGGCACAGGCGGCCAGCAGCAGGAGCGCGGCAGTGGTGGCGAGGCGGAGGGTTCGGGGATGGGCGGCGGCCACGGAGGGCGTTCTTAATCCCTGTGCGCGCCGCTGACTCTCCCCTTCCCAACGGAAATTCGCCCCACTGTCGCATTCCGAGACCTGCGCGGAGTCAACAGTGTCCGGTGTCTCGCGCAGACAACCCCTCGTAATACAGCGACACGTGCAAGACGGTCCGAGGTGCGCAAGATTGGCACCCTATGTCCCTGTCCTGGCGAATGAGAGTTCTGGGGTTCTCCGCGCTGGCGCTGTTCGGCTCCGCGTGCGGCGTGGACGATGACGAGGTGGTGAAGCTGAAGGAGGGCGAGAGCTTCGCGGACGCGGCCTACTGCGGCTCGTTCGGCTGCGAGGACCCGTACCAGCTGTGCGCCGAAATCTTCCTGGAGTTCGGCCGCTCGCCCCCGCTGTGCGTCTACGACGACGTCTGCGAGCGCCTGGAGTGCGCCAACTCCAACCGCCGGTGCGCCGTGTTCGACGGCTTCCCCGGCCAGGTGAAGTGCATCGACTGAAGTGAAGGGGCCCCGGCGCCCGGAACGTGTGCTCCGGGGCGCGAGGTCCTCGTCGCCAGCGCCTTCCCGGCGGAGACCTCCTCGCGGAGGTCGTCCGGTGGGAGGAGTCGTCCCTCTAGCGCCGCGCGGAGGCGGTGAGCCAGGCCAGGCGCTCGGCGGCGCCGCGGGACTCCTCGTCCTTCAGCAGCGCGTCCGCGTCCTGGCGGATGCGGTAGGCCCAGTTCGAGTCGCTCATGGAGCCGGGCAGGTTGATGCGGTCCCTCGTGCCGAGGATGTCCTGCCAGGGCAGCACGCACAAATCACTGCCGGAGTTGAGCGACGCGGCCAGCATGGCGCGGTGGACCTCCGGGGTGAACTCGCGGGTGACGGGCACGCCGTTCAGCTCCGGCCATGCGCGGGCGGCGGCCTGGCGCTCGTCGTCGCGGGCACCCTCCCACCACTCGGCGACGGTGTCCGTGTCGTGGGTGCCCGTGGTGACGAGGGACACCGCGGGGAACTGGTGCGGGTCCCGGTAGGTGTTGTCGTCGCGCTCCCAGCGCATCACCCGGTAGCCCGGCAGCTTCAGGTCCGCGAGGATGCGGCGCACGAAGGGCGGAATCACGCCCAGGTCCTCGGCGACGATGCCGGCGCCTTCCGACAGCAGGCGGAAGTGCTTCTCGCCCAGGCGCTTGTGGCTCTCCTCATCCGGAGGGACGAAGCGGCCGGTGGGCGTCTGCTCGTCGCGAATCCACTGGCGGAAGTAGCCCACCGCGTGGTCCACGCGGCGCAGGTCGTAGTAGCTGGCCGCCTTCTTCGCGCGCTTCTTCAGCCACGCGTAGTCGTCCTTCTCCATGGCGGCGAAGTCGAAGTAGGGCAGGCCCCAGTCCTGGCCGGTGGCGGAGAAGTCGTCCGGGGGCACGCCCAGGCGCGCGTCGCGCCGGAGGATGTCCGGGTGGGCCCAGCAGTCCGCGCTGTCCTGGCCGAT contains these protein-coding regions:
- a CDS encoding 4-alpha-glucanotransferase; amino-acid sequence: MSTPGRLSGLLLPLFSLRSQTDFGIGDFGAMDGLFAWMKAARQRLLMVLPLLPTAPGDPSPYSTRSAFGLNPLFIDLQKLPEFTASGGEAALSGEQRQKLAEARAAPRVRYDLVFPLKDAAFARAFDTFEAQHWGPQSERAKAFRLWRDAQGEWLESYALFTAISEQEDRRPWWEWPEGLKHRQPEALAAKSKELERRVRYHAWLQWVAETQWDAVREQAKSRGVLLCGDEPFIIGQDSADCWAHPDILRRDARLGVPPDDFSATGQDWGLPYFDFAAMEKDDYAWLKKRAKKAASYYDLRRVDHAVGYFRQWIRDEQTPTGRFVPPDEESHKRLGEKHFRLLSEGAGIVAEDLGVIPPFVRRILADLKLPGYRVMRWERDDNTYRDPHQFPAVSLVTTGTHDTDTVAEWWEGARDDERQAAARAWPELNGVPVTREFTPEVHRAMLAASLNSGSDLCVLPWQDILGTRDRINLPGSMSDSNWAYRIRQDADALLKDEESRGAAERLAWLTASARR